A region of Beijerinckia sp. 28-YEA-48 DNA encodes the following proteins:
- a CDS encoding LysR family transcriptional regulator codes for MTLDVRSATILLECVRKGSLGRAATALNLTQPAVSRSLKILEEGFGVPLFERNTRGVALTPYGEALLPYAELVVSELASARDVIQQMRGASRGVVRVGGVASVVGGIVMAAICDMRQNHPDISFQVTEGLEDSVLEALKSGDLDIAVSSEPYVGDAISLAAPDILFDTVYVYAGAHHPLTQQRSVTIADIATRDWALPPIGSPVGKEWLKRFHNHALEPKMPLIVSRSVQVIKTAVQSADILCWLPLPTVQAEVRREEMVRIPVAELEWRRTFRVYRRRKGLLTPSAAALLHYIRSVGKRASKGT; via the coding sequence ATGACTTTGGACGTGCGAAGCGCCACGATTCTGTTGGAATGCGTGCGAAAGGGCAGCCTGGGGCGGGCAGCCACGGCCTTGAACCTGACCCAGCCAGCGGTCAGCAGATCATTGAAAATTCTTGAAGAGGGGTTTGGCGTTCCGCTGTTCGAGCGCAACACGCGCGGCGTGGCGCTAACACCCTATGGCGAGGCGCTGCTGCCCTACGCCGAACTCGTCGTCTCGGAACTGGCCAGCGCCCGCGACGTGATCCAACAGATGCGCGGCGCCAGCCGTGGCGTCGTTCGCGTCGGTGGCGTTGCCAGCGTGGTCGGCGGCATCGTCATGGCGGCGATCTGCGACATGCGGCAAAACCATCCCGACATCTCGTTCCAAGTCACGGAGGGACTAGAGGACAGCGTGCTGGAAGCCCTCAAATCGGGGGATTTGGACATCGCCGTCTCGTCCGAGCCTTATGTCGGCGATGCCATCAGTCTGGCGGCGCCCGATATCCTGTTCGACACGGTCTATGTCTATGCGGGCGCCCACCACCCGCTGACCCAGCAGCGCTCCGTGACAATCGCGGATATCGCCACCCGCGATTGGGCGCTGCCGCCGATCGGAAGCCCGGTTGGCAAGGAGTGGTTGAAGCGCTTTCACAACCACGCGCTTGAACCGAAAATGCCGTTGATCGTTTCGCGTTCGGTGCAGGTCATCAAGACCGCGGTACAATCCGCCGACATTCTCTGCTGGCTGCCCTTACCAACCGTGCAGGCCGAAGTACGACGGGAAGAGATGGTGCGCATACCTGTTGCCGAGCTCGAATGGCGGCGCACGTTTCGCGTCTATCGTCGCAGAAAAGGCCTGCTGACACCTTCGGCTGCGGCCCTGCTCCACTACATCCGCAGTGTTGGAAAACGTGCCAGTAAAGGCACGTAG
- the rlmN gene encoding 23S rRNA (adenine(2503)-C(2))-methyltransferase RlmN: MTAQTDLRSDISPAPARALPSLVGMTRARLGEALRAVDVPEREIRMRVGQLWQWIYFHGARDFAAMLNIGKPLRALLTEHYSLTRPQVVAEQVSSDGTRKWLIRLDPVDAKDKGAEVECVYIPESDRGTLCVSSQVGCTLTCTFCHTGTQKLVRNLSAEEIAVQVVVARDMLGDFPGQTPPTNGFIPSGEGVRAVSNIVFMGMGEPLYNFDNVTAAISVLTDGEGLSLSKRRVTVSTSGVVPQIGPLGEANGTALAISLHAVRDDLRNTLVPLNKKYPIKDLLDACRNYPGLSNARRITFEYVMLKGVNDSRAEAKELVRLLKGIPAKINLIPFNPWPGTKYECSDWDTIEQFSDIVFNAGYASPVRTPRGRDILAACGQLKSETEKLRARARMIEADDESHPESK, encoded by the coding sequence ATGACAGCGCAGACCGATTTGCGATCCGACATCAGCCCCGCGCCAGCGCGGGCTTTGCCGTCGCTTGTTGGTATGACGCGCGCGCGTCTTGGTGAGGCGCTGCGCGCCGTCGACGTGCCGGAACGTGAGATCCGCATGCGCGTCGGCCAGCTCTGGCAGTGGATCTATTTCCATGGCGCGCGGGACTTCGCCGCCATGCTCAACATCGGCAAGCCGCTGCGCGCCCTCCTGACCGAGCATTATTCGTTGACGCGGCCGCAGGTCGTCGCCGAACAGGTGTCGAGCGACGGCACGCGCAAATGGCTCATCCGCCTCGATCCTGTCGATGCCAAGGATAAGGGCGCGGAAGTCGAGTGCGTCTACATTCCCGAGAGCGATCGCGGCACCTTGTGCGTGTCGAGCCAGGTTGGCTGCACGCTCACCTGTACGTTCTGCCACACGGGCACGCAGAAACTGGTGCGCAATCTGAGCGCCGAAGAAATCGCCGTGCAGGTGGTGGTGGCGCGCGACATGCTCGGCGATTTTCCCGGCCAGACGCCGCCGACCAATGGCTTCATCCCCTCGGGCGAAGGCGTGCGCGCCGTCTCCAACATCGTCTTCATGGGCATGGGCGAGCCGCTCTATAATTTCGACAATGTCACCGCGGCGATTTCGGTGCTCACCGATGGCGAAGGCCTGTCGCTGTCGAAGCGGCGCGTGACGGTGTCCACCTCCGGCGTCGTGCCGCAGATCGGACCGTTGGGCGAAGCCAATGGCACCGCATTGGCGATCTCACTGCATGCGGTGCGCGATGATCTGCGCAACACGCTGGTGCCGCTCAACAAGAAATATCCGATCAAGGATCTGCTCGACGCCTGCCGCAATTATCCGGGGCTATCGAACGCACGCCGCATCACCTTCGAATATGTGATGCTGAAGGGCGTCAACGATTCCCGCGCCGAGGCGAAAGAACTGGTGCGGCTGCTCAAGGGCATTCCGGCCAAGATCAATCTCATTCCATTCAATCCATGGCCGGGCACGAAATATGAGTGTTCGGACTGGGATACGATCGAGCAATTCTCCGACATCGTCTTCAATGCCGGCTATGCCAGCCCGGTGCGCACGCCGCGCGGCCGCGACATCCTGGCTGCCTGCGGCCAGTTGAAGAGCGAGACCGAGAAGCTGCGGGCGCGCGCCCGCATGATCGAAGCTGATGACGAAAGTCATCCCGAATCCAAATGA
- the mdlC gene encoding benzoylformate decarboxylase, producing MNKENNDFARGSAVAGLTVSEAVFDFLRRQGVERIFGNPGSTELPMFVDLPQSFSYVLGLQESIVVGMADAYAQLTGRPAFVNLHSAAGLGHAMGNIYTAFRNRAPLVITTGQQTRDLLPHDPFLFNESPTEFPKPYVKWACEPARAEDVPAAIARAFYIAMQPPRGPVIVSIPLDDWSRPAQPVLERRLSTVLGCDPEALERIAGQIDAAKEPVLVVGPGVDSDDAWFSTVRLAEKLQAKVWVSPISARCSFPERHPLFAGFLPAHQPGLSDCLAPADYVLVLGAPVFTYHFPGSGGHLREGTGLGLISDDPRHVTGAALGDAMLSNIRLATEQLGDRVRSRAARADGPARVIRRIEAPAGITPDFLFQTLDDVRSPQSIIVEESPSTRSTMHDHFPIERPRGFFATASGGLGYGLPAAVGAALTRPEHPVILIIGDGSSLYAIQALWSAAEYDADLLIVVLNNGGYEALRGIARTESAPRIDGVGIGHIDFVAIAQAQGCAATRCERGAELNACLRDLLNRKGPRLLEVILSKEEGQA from the coding sequence ATGAACAAGGAAAATAACGACTTCGCACGGGGTTCGGCGGTCGCTGGCCTCACCGTTAGCGAAGCAGTCTTCGATTTTCTGCGGCGGCAAGGGGTCGAGCGCATCTTCGGCAATCCCGGTTCGACCGAACTGCCCATGTTCGTCGATCTGCCGCAGAGCTTTTCCTATGTCCTGGGATTGCAGGAATCGATTGTGGTGGGCATGGCCGACGCCTATGCCCAGCTCACCGGCCGCCCCGCCTTCGTCAATTTGCATTCCGCCGCCGGGCTTGGCCATGCGATGGGCAATATCTACACGGCCTTCCGCAACCGCGCGCCTCTCGTGATCACGACAGGCCAGCAGACGCGCGACCTGCTGCCTCACGATCCCTTTTTGTTCAACGAAAGCCCGACGGAATTTCCCAAGCCCTATGTCAAATGGGCCTGTGAGCCGGCGCGCGCGGAAGACGTTCCTGCCGCGATCGCCCGGGCGTTCTACATCGCCATGCAGCCGCCGAGAGGCCCAGTTATCGTCTCCATCCCGCTCGACGATTGGTCGCGGCCGGCGCAGCCGGTGCTCGAACGAAGGTTGAGCACGGTCCTTGGATGCGATCCCGAGGCGCTTGAAAGAATCGCGGGCCAAATTGATGCGGCCAAGGAGCCGGTCCTGGTGGTGGGACCTGGTGTCGATAGCGATGATGCTTGGTTCAGCACCGTCCGGCTGGCGGAAAAACTGCAGGCCAAGGTCTGGGTAAGTCCGATCTCGGCCCGTTGCAGCTTTCCTGAGCGGCATCCCCTCTTCGCCGGCTTCCTGCCCGCGCATCAACCAGGGCTTTCCGACTGTCTGGCACCGGCGGACTATGTCCTCGTCCTCGGCGCGCCCGTTTTCACCTATCACTTTCCGGGAAGCGGCGGCCATTTGCGTGAGGGCACCGGCCTCGGCTTGATCAGCGATGATCCCCGTCACGTCACCGGCGCGGCTTTGGGCGACGCGATGCTGTCCAATATTCGCCTGGCAACGGAACAGCTCGGCGACAGAGTGCGGTCGCGCGCGGCCCGCGCGGATGGTCCAGCGCGTGTCATACGGCGCATCGAGGCGCCTGCCGGCATTACGCCTGACTTTCTGTTCCAGACCCTCGACGATGTCCGCTCGCCGCAGAGCATCATCGTCGAGGAATCGCCGAGCACGCGCTCGACAATGCATGACCACTTTCCCATCGAGAGGCCGCGTGGCTTCTTCGCAACCGCCAGCGGTGGTCTGGGTTACGGTCTTCCGGCGGCGGTAGGCGCAGCCCTTACGCGACCGGAGCATCCCGTCATCCTCATCATCGGTGATGGCTCCAGTCTCTATGCCATTCAAGCGCTGTGGTCGGCCGCTGAATATGACGCTGATCTCTTGATCGTCGTCCTCAACAATGGGGGCTATGAGGCGTTGCGCGGCATTGCGCGGACCGAAAGCGCGCCGCGTATCGACGGCGTCGGCATCGGCCATATCGATTTCGTCGCCATTGCCCAAGCGCAAGGCTGTGCGGCGACGCGCTGCGAACGCGGCGCGGAGCTCAACGCCTGTTTGCGCGATTTGCTGAACCGCAAAGGCCCGCGGCTCTTGGAAGTCATTTTGTCAAAGGAGGAGGGACAGGCATGA
- a CDS encoding MFS transporter encodes MTDQVAAIPIVRDVSKERRLLVSCFFGSTLEWYDFLIYGLLAPSVFNVLFFPQLNPTVGMIAVFGIFAIGFIARPLGGIVFGHYGDRVGRKPAMIVTLIMMGIATTGMGLLPTYEMAGLWAPVALTVLRFLQGFALGGETVGGPLLAMESAPSEKRGLYAAIVQSGAASGFALGALVALLVNMLPQQDMLSWGWRLPFLASVILIGIGLYIRTKVDEAKDYRLAARQEQPKEAPLVAVLKYAKKPILIIFLLELAASSVPYLITVFGLAYGLQTLHVDRSVMLTGIIIGNVLGIATNPLGGYISDRVGRRPMLCVAYIACAIYVLFFFFPMLASGNSFLIAASMAVPAMVLQPMILSANGSFYGELFDDPRYRFTGASLGKQLGNVAGGGMIPMIAASIMAATGNIGFVSAYFCGLCVLGLFALSIAHETSHGALRRKSQP; translated from the coding sequence ATGACCGACCAAGTTGCCGCCATCCCTATTGTACGCGACGTCTCGAAGGAACGGAGACTGCTCGTTTCCTGCTTCTTTGGATCGACGCTCGAATGGTACGACTTCCTGATTTACGGCCTTCTGGCCCCGAGCGTCTTCAATGTGCTGTTTTTCCCGCAATTGAATCCGACCGTCGGCATGATCGCCGTCTTCGGCATTTTCGCGATCGGCTTCATTGCGCGGCCGCTGGGCGGAATTGTTTTCGGCCACTATGGCGACCGCGTTGGACGCAAGCCGGCGATGATTGTCACATTGATCATGATGGGCATCGCCACAACGGGCATGGGCTTGTTGCCGACCTATGAGATGGCTGGGTTATGGGCGCCCGTTGCCTTGACGGTTCTGCGCTTCCTGCAAGGCTTCGCGCTGGGTGGCGAGACGGTGGGGGGGCCGTTGCTGGCCATGGAAAGCGCGCCGAGCGAAAAGCGCGGTCTTTATGCCGCCATTGTGCAGAGTGGCGCCGCCTCCGGTTTTGCCTTGGGCGCCCTGGTCGCGCTTCTCGTCAACATGCTGCCGCAGCAAGATATGCTGAGCTGGGGCTGGCGCTTGCCCTTCCTGGCTTCCGTCATTCTGATCGGTATCGGCCTGTATATCCGCACCAAAGTCGACGAGGCCAAGGACTATCGCCTGGCAGCCCGTCAGGAGCAGCCAAAGGAAGCGCCGCTCGTGGCAGTGCTTAAATATGCCAAGAAGCCGATCCTGATCATTTTTCTGCTGGAACTCGCCGCCTCCAGCGTTCCCTATCTCATCACGGTGTTCGGCCTGGCTTACGGGCTTCAGACGCTCCACGTCGATCGCTCGGTGATGCTGACGGGTATCATCATCGGCAACGTCCTTGGGATCGCCACCAATCCCTTGGGCGGCTATATCTCCGATCGGGTTGGACGCCGGCCCATGCTCTGTGTGGCCTACATCGCGTGCGCGATCTACGTCCTGTTCTTCTTCTTTCCCATGCTGGCATCGGGCAATTCATTCCTGATCGCCGCATCCATGGCGGTTCCCGCGATGGTGCTGCAACCGATGATCCTGTCCGCCAATGGCAGCTTCTACGGCGAGCTCTTCGACGATCCGCGCTATCGGTTCACCGGGGCTTCATTGGGCAAGCAGCTCGGAAACGTCGCCGGTGGCGGCATGATCCCCATGATCGCGGCCTCGATTATGGCCGCGACAGGCAATATCGGGTTCGTTAGCGCTTATTTCTGCGGGCTGTGCGTGCTCGGTCTTTTCGCCCTGTCTATCGCTCATGAAACAAGCCATGGCGCGTTGCGGCGGAAGTCGCAGCCGTAA
- a CDS encoding aldehyde dehydrogenase, with amino-acid sequence MNMIARDIAPPKAPEKFFIDGKWVEPLSQSRLEVISPVTEKSIMTYPEAGKADIDRAVAAAREAFDNGPWPRLTPAERAGYLRKIGDLLTSRLDDIAHAWTLQVGAPIMLTKKLVGQNPTLFKTYADIIENYAFVDERTRQDGGKLRVAKEPIGVCAAITPWNAPLVLLCYKISAALAAGCTIVAKPSPETPLEAYILAECIEQAGLPPGVFNLVPAGRDSGDYLVRHKDVDKVAFTGSTAAGKHIASVCAERLARVSLELGGKSAAVLLDDADFAAALPSLMVYTMPITGQVCFSLTRILVPEHRKQEFTDLYLGAVSKIKVGDPFDPSTTMGPLTKVQQLERVLNYIQIGRDEGATVAIGGGRPAGFERGYFVEPTVFTDVKPEMRIAQEEIFGPVVSLITYTDEDDAVKKANDSVYGLNASVYSADRERAYAFARKVRAGNVTVNGVIVDPQHPFGGFKQSGVGREGGVEGLENYLETKTIHFA; translated from the coding sequence ATGAATATGATCGCTCGAGACATTGCACCGCCCAAGGCGCCGGAAAAGTTCTTCATCGACGGAAAATGGGTCGAACCCTTGTCGCAAAGCCGGCTGGAGGTCATCTCTCCTGTCACCGAAAAGTCGATCATGACCTATCCCGAGGCGGGCAAAGCCGACATCGATCGCGCCGTCGCTGCGGCGCGCGAAGCCTTCGACAACGGCCCTTGGCCGCGCCTCACTCCAGCCGAGCGCGCTGGCTACTTGCGCAAAATCGGCGACCTTCTGACCAGCCGCCTTGATGATATCGCCCATGCGTGGACCTTGCAGGTCGGCGCGCCCATCATGCTGACCAAGAAGCTGGTCGGACAGAACCCAACGCTTTTCAAAACCTATGCGGACATCATCGAAAACTACGCCTTCGTCGATGAGCGCACCCGCCAGGATGGCGGCAAGCTGCGCGTGGCGAAGGAGCCGATCGGTGTCTGCGCGGCGATCACGCCGTGGAACGCACCGCTGGTGCTGCTGTGCTACAAGATTTCGGCGGCGCTCGCGGCAGGCTGTACCATCGTCGCCAAGCCTTCGCCCGAGACACCGCTGGAAGCCTATATCCTCGCCGAATGTATCGAGCAGGCTGGCTTGCCGCCCGGTGTCTTCAACCTTGTGCCCGCCGGGCGCGACAGCGGCGATTATCTCGTTCGCCACAAGGATGTCGACAAGGTGGCTTTCACCGGCAGCACGGCCGCCGGCAAGCACATCGCGTCCGTCTGCGCCGAGAGGCTGGCGCGCGTCAGCCTGGAACTCGGTGGCAAGTCCGCCGCCGTTCTGCTCGATGATGCCGACTTCGCCGCGGCCCTGCCGTCTCTCATGGTCTACACCATGCCGATCACGGGGCAGGTCTGCTTTTCGCTGACACGCATTCTCGTGCCCGAACATCGTAAGCAGGAATTCACCGATCTGTATCTGGGCGCAGTTTCCAAGATCAAGGTTGGCGATCCGTTCGATCCGTCCACGACGATGGGGCCCCTGACCAAGGTCCAACAGCTCGAGCGTGTATTGAACTATATCCAGATCGGCCGCGACGAAGGCGCGACCGTGGCCATCGGTGGCGGTCGACCTGCTGGATTCGAGCGCGGCTACTTCGTCGAGCCCACCGTCTTCACCGACGTGAAGCCGGAGATGCGGATTGCTCAAGAGGAGATCTTTGGCCCTGTCGTCTCGCTCATCACCTATACCGACGAAGACGATGCGGTGAAGAAGGCCAATGATTCCGTCTATGGGCTGAACGCCTCCGTCTACAGCGCCGACCGCGAACGCGCCTATGCTTTCGCGCGCAAGGTTCGCGCCGGCAATGTGACGGTGAACGGCGTTATCGTCGATCCGCAACATCCGTTCGGCGGCTTCAAACAATCCGGTGTCGGCCGCGAAGGCGGCGTCGAAGGCCTCGAAAACTACCTCGAAACAAAGACGATTCATTTCGCCTGA